From the genome of Mycobacterium dioxanotrophicus, one region includes:
- a CDS encoding chloride channel protein has product MNRRNLEFGCGIVVVGLVAGVAGVATTLLLHAVEHLTYHYSFGSLLEGVTGASPVRRAVGPMIGGALAGLGWWMLRRRVEVPGLSATIANHRPLPRLPLTLDAGLQVFLVGSGASLGREGAPRQFAAVLGDLGTSRWALTPRDREILLACAAGAGLAAVYSVPVGGALFAVRIMLKTWHPRAVGAALITSSLAVAVASPVTHAAAPLDWPNPQLSYLLTGFALLLAPLSFGVGLAFNRIMDLARPAKTPTSWLLIPAIAAAGLLIGICSIHWPELPGNGKSILTVSLDSGMTLTAAAMIFLLKPIITAVFLRAGAVGGMLTPALATGSALGSIVALSINTWTEHPVSVAAVSLTCAAGVLAITQRAPVWAALFVWELARPPWWVLLPFLVAATAAHGLRVLSERRNTAQAK; this is encoded by the coding sequence GTGAATCGGCGGAACCTCGAGTTCGGTTGCGGCATCGTTGTGGTCGGGTTGGTGGCCGGGGTCGCCGGCGTGGCGACGACGCTGCTGTTGCATGCCGTCGAGCATCTGACGTATCACTACTCGTTCGGCTCGCTGTTGGAGGGCGTCACCGGTGCCAGCCCGGTACGACGCGCAGTCGGACCGATGATCGGCGGCGCGCTGGCCGGCCTCGGCTGGTGGATGCTGCGCCGCCGGGTCGAAGTGCCCGGGTTGTCGGCGACGATCGCCAACCATCGGCCCCTACCGCGGCTGCCGCTGACACTCGATGCTGGCCTGCAGGTGTTTCTCGTCGGCTCCGGCGCGTCACTCGGGCGCGAAGGGGCCCCACGTCAATTCGCCGCCGTGCTGGGCGATCTCGGGACGTCGCGATGGGCGTTGACGCCACGTGACCGCGAGATCCTGCTGGCGTGCGCCGCGGGCGCGGGCCTCGCAGCGGTCTACAGCGTGCCGGTGGGCGGCGCACTGTTCGCGGTCCGCATCATGCTCAAGACGTGGCATCCGCGGGCGGTCGGCGCCGCGTTGATCACGTCCAGCCTGGCTGTCGCCGTCGCCAGTCCGGTCACTCACGCTGCGGCGCCCCTTGACTGGCCCAACCCTCAACTGTCTTATCTGCTCACCGGTTTCGCGTTGCTCCTGGCGCCGTTGAGCTTCGGAGTCGGGCTGGCCTTCAACCGGATCATGGACCTGGCCCGCCCAGCCAAGACCCCGACGTCATGGTTGTTGATCCCGGCGATCGCCGCGGCGGGGCTGCTGATCGGGATCTGTTCGATCCACTGGCCCGAACTTCCCGGCAACGGCAAGAGCATCCTCACGGTCAGCCTCGACAGCGGCATGACGCTGACTGCCGCAGCGATGATCTTCCTGCTCAAGCCGATCATCACCGCGGTCTTTCTGCGGGCCGGAGCGGTCGGCGGCATGCTCACACCCGCGCTGGCGACCGGATCGGCACTGGGATCGATTGTGGCGCTGTCGATCAACACCTGGACCGAGCACCCCGTCAGTGTCGCGGCCGTGTCGTTGACGTGTGCGGCGGGCGTACTGGCCATCACGCAGCGCGCACCGGTCTGGGCGGCACTGTTCGTCTGGGAACTGGCCCGGCCACCGTGGTGGGTGTTGTTGCCGTTCCTTGTCGCGGCCACCGCCGCACACGGACTGCGGGTACTGAGCGAACGACGAAACACGGCGCAGGCCAAGTAA
- the mshB gene encoding N-acetyl-1-D-myo-inositol-2-amino-2-deoxy-alpha-D-glucopyranoside deacetylase: MPNETPRLLFVHAHPDDETLTTGATIAHYVAQGADVRVVTCTLGEEGEVIGDQYALLSVDHADQLGGYRISELTRALGALGLGAPHYLGGPGRWRDSGMGTHHAQGRQRWVDADMDEAIGELAAVISEMRPHVVITYDPEGGYGHPDHIQTHRVTTAAVTAAAENGWAVPKFYWTVTATSAMGSGLRGLSELPEGWIRVDIKDVPFGYPDDRIDAVVDATAHLPAKIAAMQAHATQVTVAPDGRACALSNNIALPIMGEEHYLLVSGDAGPRDSRGWETDLLAGLVLE, from the coding sequence ATGCCCAACGAAACGCCCCGCCTGCTGTTCGTCCATGCCCACCCGGACGACGAAACCCTCACTACCGGCGCCACAATCGCCCACTACGTCGCGCAAGGCGCGGACGTCCGCGTCGTCACGTGCACCTTGGGCGAAGAAGGCGAGGTGATCGGCGACCAGTACGCCTTGTTGTCGGTGGACCACGCCGATCAGCTCGGCGGTTACCGCATCAGTGAACTGACGCGTGCGCTGGGCGCTCTCGGCCTCGGTGCACCGCACTACCTGGGCGGTCCGGGCCGTTGGCGCGATTCCGGTATGGGCACCCACCATGCCCAGGGACGGCAGCGTTGGGTCGACGCCGACATGGACGAGGCCATCGGCGAGCTCGCCGCCGTCATATCCGAGATGCGCCCACACGTCGTCATCACCTACGACCCCGAGGGGGGCTACGGCCACCCCGATCACATCCAGACCCACCGGGTCACCACGGCCGCGGTCACCGCCGCTGCCGAGAACGGCTGGGCGGTGCCGAAGTTCTACTGGACGGTGACGGCGACCAGCGCGATGGGTTCCGGTTTGCGCGGGCTGTCCGAATTGCCCGAGGGCTGGATCAGGGTCGACATCAAGGATGTGCCGTTCGGCTATCCCGACGACCGCATCGACGCCGTCGTCGACGCCACCGCACACCTGCCCGCCAAGATCGCCGCGATGCAGGCCCACGCCACCCAGGTCACCGTCGCTCCCGACGGCCGCGCGTGTGCACTCTCGAACAACATCGCCCTGCCGATCATGGGGGAGGAGCACTATCTGCTGGTCTCGGGCGACGCCGGGCCGCGCGATTCCCGTGGCTGGGAAACCGATCTCCTCGCCGGGTTGGTTCTGGAATAG
- a CDS encoding bifunctional FO biosynthesis protein CofGH encodes MALNPQHGADLPSPVVPPTVNAAALRRVLRRARDGVALNVDEAAIAMTARGDDLADLCASAARVRDAGLVSAGRRGATGRLPVSYSRKVFIPVTHLCRDTCHYCTFVTVPGKLRAQGMGMYMEPDEILDVARRGAELGCKEALFTLGDRPEARWDEARQWLDERGYDSTLDYVRAMAIRVLEETGLLPHLNPGVMSWSELSRLKPVAPSMGMMLETTSRRLFETKGLAHYGSPDKDPAVRLRTLDDAGRLSIPFTTGLLVGIGETLTERAETMHAIRKSHKEFGHVQEVIVQNFRAKDHTAMASTPDAGVEDFLATIAVTRLVLGPKMRIQAPPNLVSRDECLALIGAGVDDWGGVSPLTPDHVNPERPWPALDDLAEVTAEAGYDLVQRLTAQPAYVQAGAAWIDPRVRGHVDALADPDTGLARDVNPVGMPWQEPDEASESLGRIDLHSAIDVEGRRTETRSDLDSAFGDWESIREKISELAARAPERIDTDVLAALRSAERDPGGCSDDEYLALATADGPALEAVAALADSLRRDTVGEDVTFVVNRNINFTNICYTGCRFCAFAQRKGDADAYSLSTDEVADRAWEAHVAGATEVCMQGGIDPELPVTGYADLVRAVKARVPSMHVHAFSPMEIANGVTRSGLSVREWLISLREAGLDTIPGTAAEILDDEVRWVLTKGKLPTSEWIDVVTTAHEVGLRSSSTMMYGHVDTPKHWVGHLNVLRGIQDRTGGFTEFVPLPFVHQSSPLYLAGGARPGPTHRDNRAVHALARIMLHGRISHIQTSWVKLGVERTQVMLRGGANDLGGTLMEETISRMAGSENGSAKTVEELVAIAEGIGRPARQRTTDYSPLAA; translated from the coding sequence GTGGCTCTGAACCCCCAGCATGGCGCCGATCTGCCCAGCCCGGTGGTCCCACCGACCGTCAACGCCGCCGCGTTGAGACGCGTGCTGCGTCGCGCGCGCGACGGCGTCGCGCTCAACGTTGACGAGGCGGCCATCGCGATGACGGCCCGCGGTGACGATCTGGCTGATCTGTGTGCGAGCGCCGCACGAGTTCGCGATGCGGGCCTGGTCTCGGCGGGCCGGCGCGGCGCCACCGGCCGGCTGCCGGTCAGCTACTCGCGCAAGGTCTTCATCCCGGTCACGCATCTGTGCCGCGACACGTGCCATTACTGCACTTTTGTCACCGTGCCGGGAAAACTCCGGGCACAGGGCATGGGTATGTACATGGAGCCCGACGAAATCCTCGACGTCGCCCGACGCGGGGCCGAACTGGGCTGCAAGGAAGCACTTTTCACTCTCGGTGATCGCCCCGAGGCGCGGTGGGACGAAGCCCGCCAGTGGCTCGACGAGCGAGGCTACGACTCCACGCTGGACTACGTGCGGGCAATGGCCATCAGGGTTCTGGAAGAGACCGGGCTGCTGCCGCACCTTAACCCCGGGGTGATGAGTTGGTCGGAGCTCTCACGGCTCAAGCCGGTCGCCCCGTCCATGGGGATGATGCTGGAGACCACATCGCGACGGCTCTTCGAAACCAAGGGGCTGGCGCACTATGGCAGCCCCGACAAGGATCCGGCGGTGCGGCTGCGCACCCTCGACGACGCGGGCCGGCTGTCCATCCCGTTCACCACGGGCCTGCTGGTCGGTATCGGTGAGACGCTCACCGAGCGTGCCGAGACCATGCATGCGATCCGCAAGTCGCACAAGGAATTCGGTCACGTTCAGGAAGTGATCGTGCAGAACTTCCGGGCCAAGGACCACACCGCTATGGCGTCAACCCCCGACGCAGGCGTCGAGGATTTCCTGGCCACCATCGCCGTGACGCGTCTGGTGCTCGGCCCGAAGATGCGCATCCAGGCACCGCCGAACCTGGTGTCCCGGGATGAGTGCCTGGCGCTGATCGGAGCCGGTGTCGACGACTGGGGCGGGGTGTCACCTCTGACCCCCGATCACGTCAATCCCGAGCGGCCGTGGCCCGCGCTCGACGATCTCGCTGAGGTCACCGCGGAAGCGGGCTACGACCTGGTCCAGCGGCTGACCGCGCAGCCGGCCTATGTGCAGGCCGGGGCGGCGTGGATCGATCCGCGGGTGCGTGGGCATGTTGATGCGCTGGCCGATCCCGATACCGGGCTGGCCCGCGACGTCAACCCGGTGGGCATGCCGTGGCAGGAGCCGGATGAGGCGTCGGAGTCCTTGGGGCGCATTGATTTGCACAGTGCGATCGATGTGGAGGGGCGGCGCACCGAGACTCGTAGTGACCTGGACAGCGCGTTCGGCGATTGGGAGTCGATCCGGGAGAAGATCTCCGAGCTGGCCGCCCGGGCGCCGGAGCGCATCGACACCGATGTGCTGGCCGCCTTGCGGTCTGCGGAACGCGATCCGGGCGGCTGCAGCGACGACGAGTACCTCGCGTTGGCCACTGCCGACGGCCCGGCATTGGAAGCTGTTGCCGCCCTGGCTGATTCGCTTCGGCGCGACACCGTCGGCGAGGACGTGACGTTCGTCGTCAACCGCAACATCAACTTCACCAACATCTGCTACACCGGCTGCCGGTTCTGCGCGTTCGCGCAACGCAAGGGCGACGCCGACGCGTACTCGTTGTCGACCGACGAGGTCGCCGACCGGGCCTGGGAGGCGCACGTCGCTGGTGCCACCGAGGTCTGCATGCAGGGCGGCATCGATCCGGAACTGCCCGTCACGGGGTATGCGGATCTGGTGCGGGCGGTCAAGGCGCGCGTGCCGTCGATGCACGTGCATGCGTTCAGCCCGATGGAGATCGCCAACGGCGTGACCCGTAGCGGGTTGTCGGTGCGGGAGTGGCTGATCAGCCTGCGTGAGGCCGGTCTGGACACCATTCCCGGCACGGCTGCCGAGATCCTCGATGACGAAGTGCGGTGGGTGCTGACCAAGGGCAAGCTGCCCACCTCTGAGTGGATCGATGTGGTGACCACGGCGCATGAGGTGGGGCTGCGCTCGTCGTCGACGATGATGTACGGCCACGTTGACACCCCCAAGCACTGGGTTGGGCACCTCAACGTGCTGCGCGGCATCCAGGACCGTACCGGCGGCTTCACCGAGTTCGTCCCGCTGCCGTTTGTTCATCAGTCCTCACCGCTGTATCTGGCCGGTGGCGCGCGACCGGGACCGACCCACCGCGACAACCGGGCGGTGCATGCGTTGGCCCGGATCATGTTGCACGGCAGGATCTCCCACATTCAGACGTCGTGGGTCAAGCTCGGCGTCGAGCGTACCCAGGTGATGCTGCGCGGTGGCGCCAACGATCTCGGTGGCACGCTGATGGAGGAGACCATCTCCCGCATGGCCGGTTCGGAGAACGGCTCGGCCAAGACTGTCGAGGAACTGGTCGCCATCGCCGAGGGCATCGGTCGTCCCGCGCGTCAACGCACCACCGACTACTCACCGCTCGCTGCCTGA
- a CDS encoding YceI family protein: protein MTAATATDLTAGTWAIDPVHSSINFSVRHLMVSKVRGSFETFSGAIVVAEDGTPSVTATIDVNSINTRNEQRDAHVRSADFFDAENHPTATFASTGVRRDGDDYVVDGDFTLKGVTKPVSLKLEYNGVNPGMGQGPVAGFEASVVLNRKDFGIDIELPLETGGTVVGDKVTITLEIEALKQA, encoded by the coding sequence ATGACCGCTGCAACCGCCACTGATCTGACCGCCGGCACCTGGGCCATCGACCCGGTGCATTCTTCGATCAACTTCTCTGTCCGGCATCTGATGGTGAGCAAGGTTCGCGGCAGCTTTGAGACCTTCAGCGGCGCGATCGTCGTCGCCGAGGACGGCACGCCGTCGGTGACCGCCACCATCGACGTCAACTCGATCAACACGCGCAACGAGCAGCGCGACGCGCACGTGCGGTCCGCCGACTTCTTCGACGCCGAGAACCACCCGACGGCCACGTTCGCGTCGACCGGGGTTCGGCGCGACGGTGACGACTATGTCGTCGACGGCGACTTCACCCTCAAGGGAGTCACCAAGCCCGTCTCGCTGAAGCTCGAGTACAACGGCGTCAACCCCGGTATGGGCCAGGGGCCGGTAGCCGGCTTCGAGGCCTCGGTCGTGTTGAACCGCAAGGACTTCGGCATCGACATCGAGCTGCCGCTGGAGACCGGTGGCACCGTCGTCGGCGACAAGGTGACCATCACCCTCGAGATCGAGGCGCTCAAGCAGGCCTGA
- the ctaD gene encoding aa3-type cytochrome oxidase subunit I, with product MTLAERIPPSLLPQRPYPARVGPRGNLVYKLITTTDHKLIGIMYMVACFSFFFTGGLMALLMRTELAQPGLQFLSNEQYNQLFTMHGTVMLLFYATPIVFGFANLVLPLQIGAPDVAFPRLNALSFWLFAFGGLITISGFITPSGAPDFGWTAYTPLSDALHSPGAGADLWILGLAVGGLGTIFGAVNMITTVVCMRAPGMTMFRMPIFTWNIFITSILALLVFPLLTSALFGLAADRHLGAHIYDPANGGVILWQHLFWFFGHPEVYIVALPFFGIVTEIIPVFSRKPVFGYTTLVYATVSIAALSMAVWAHHMFATGAVLLPFFSFMSYMIAVPTGIKFFNWIGTMWKGQLTFETPMLFSVGFMVTFLLGGLSGVMLASPPIDFHVTDTYFLVAHFHYVLFGTIVFATFGGVYFWFPKMTGRLLDERLGKLHFWLTLIGFHTTFLVQHWLGNEGMPRRYADYLSSDGFTTLNVVSTIGSFILGLSMLPFVWNVFKSWRYGEPVTVDDPWGYGNSLEWATSCPPPRHNFTELPRIRSERPAFELHYPHMVDRMRAESHIRRHPHETTPA from the coding sequence ATGACCCTGGCAGAGAGAATCCCGCCTTCGCTTCTGCCGCAGCGCCCGTACCCGGCACGTGTCGGCCCGCGAGGCAACCTGGTCTACAAGCTGATCACCACCACCGATCACAAGCTCATCGGGATCATGTACATGGTCGCGTGCTTCTCGTTCTTCTTCACCGGTGGCCTGATGGCCCTGCTGATGCGCACCGAGCTCGCGCAACCCGGTCTGCAGTTCCTGTCCAACGAGCAGTACAACCAGCTGTTCACCATGCACGGCACGGTGATGCTGCTGTTCTACGCGACGCCGATCGTGTTCGGCTTCGCCAACCTGGTTCTCCCATTGCAGATCGGAGCGCCCGATGTCGCGTTTCCCCGCCTGAACGCATTGTCGTTCTGGCTCTTCGCCTTTGGCGGGTTGATAACGATCTCGGGATTCATCACACCCAGTGGCGCCCCCGACTTCGGCTGGACGGCCTACACCCCGCTCAGCGATGCACTGCACTCTCCGGGCGCGGGCGCAGATCTGTGGATCCTGGGCCTGGCCGTCGGCGGCCTCGGCACCATCTTCGGGGCGGTCAACATGATCACCACCGTGGTCTGCATGCGGGCCCCCGGAATGACGATGTTCCGGATGCCCATCTTCACGTGGAACATCTTCATCACCAGCATCCTGGCGCTGCTGGTGTTCCCACTGCTGACGTCCGCACTGTTCGGCCTGGCCGCCGACCGTCACCTGGGCGCACACATCTACGACCCGGCCAACGGCGGAGTCATCTTGTGGCAGCACCTGTTCTGGTTCTTCGGCCACCCCGAGGTGTACATCGTCGCGTTGCCGTTCTTCGGCATCGTCACCGAGATCATCCCGGTGTTCAGCCGTAAGCCGGTCTTCGGCTACACCACGTTGGTCTATGCCACCGTCAGCATCGCGGCCCTGTCGATGGCGGTGTGGGCGCACCACATGTTCGCCACGGGAGCCGTTCTGCTGCCGTTCTTCTCGTTCATGTCGTACATGATCGCGGTGCCCACGGGCATCAAGTTCTTCAACTGGATCGGCACGATGTGGAAGGGCCAGTTGACCTTTGAAACACCGATGCTGTTCTCGGTGGGCTTCATGGTCACCTTTCTGCTCGGCGGGCTCTCCGGGGTGATGCTGGCCAGCCCGCCGATCGATTTCCACGTCACCGACACGTATTTTCTGGTGGCGCACTTCCATTACGTGCTGTTCGGCACCATCGTGTTCGCGACGTTCGGAGGTGTGTACTTCTGGTTCCCCAAGATGACCGGCCGGCTGCTCGACGAGCGCCTCGGCAAGCTGCACTTCTGGTTGACCCTCATCGGGTTCCACACCACATTCCTGGTGCAGCACTGGCTCGGCAACGAGGGCATGCCCCGGCGCTACGCCGACTACCTGTCCAGCGACGGATTCACCACACTCAATGTGGTGTCCACCATCGGCTCCTTCATCCTCGGGCTGTCGATGCTGCCGTTCGTCTGGAACGTCTTCAAGAGCTGGCGCTACGGCGAGCCCGTCACCGTCGACGATCCTTGGGGCTACGGCAATTCCCTCGAGTGGGCCACGTCGTGCCCGCCGCCACGACACAACTTCACCGAACTGCCCCGGATCCGTTCCGAGCGCCCGGCATTCGAGCTGCACTACCCGCACATGGTCGATCGGATGCGCGCGGAGTCGCACATCCGCCGGCATCCGCACGAAACCACACCGGCGTGA
- the fdxA gene encoding ferredoxin, translating into MTYVIGKPCVDVMDRACVDECPVDCIYEGARALYIHPDECVDCGACEPVCPVEAIYYEDDLPTDLVPYQADNAAFFTETLPGRDVPLGSPGGAAKLGPVAADAPLVASLPPRDQP; encoded by the coding sequence GTGACGTACGTGATCGGCAAGCCCTGCGTAGACGTGATGGACCGAGCTTGCGTGGACGAGTGCCCCGTCGACTGCATCTACGAAGGCGCCCGGGCGCTCTACATCCATCCCGATGAATGTGTCGATTGCGGTGCCTGCGAACCGGTCTGCCCGGTCGAGGCCATCTACTACGAAGACGATCTGCCCACGGACCTCGTGCCGTACCAGGCTGACAACGCGGCCTTCTTCACCGAAACGCTGCCCGGTCGTGACGTGCCCCTGGGGTCGCCCGGCGGCGCCGCCAAGCTGGGACCGGTCGCCGCAGACGCGCCTCTGGTGGCGAGTCTTCCGCCGCGGGACCAGCCATGA
- a CDS encoding group III truncated hemoglobin — MSVPVGGLADLADLADLADRDDVYALLARFYGRALVDDLLAGPFTDVREKGLDSHLPVMCDFWETLLFRAGRYRGSALVVHRFVHRDHPLTYRHFIRWLTLWLATVDEMYCGPVAEQAKTQARRIAWAMHRRLTGTDAPELDAFVRDELAARA, encoded by the coding sequence ATGAGCGTGCCGGTAGGTGGCCTCGCCGACCTCGCCGACCTCGCCGACCTCGCCGATCGGGACGACGTGTATGCCCTGCTGGCGCGGTTCTACGGCCGCGCGTTGGTCGACGACCTGTTGGCGGGCCCGTTCACCGATGTTCGGGAGAAGGGGCTGGACTCGCATCTTCCGGTGATGTGTGACTTCTGGGAGACGCTGCTGTTCCGGGCTGGGCGCTACCGCGGCAGTGCGTTGGTGGTGCACCGGTTCGTGCACCGCGACCATCCGCTGACGTACCGACACTTCATCCGATGGCTGACCCTGTGGCTGGCGACGGTGGACGAAATGTATTGCGGGCCCGTTGCGGAACAGGCCAAGACCCAGGCCCGCCGGATCGCCTGGGCGATGCACCGAAGGCTCACGGGAACGGACGCTCCGGAACTCGACGCCTTCGTCCGGGACGAACTGGCAGCGCGGGCCTGA
- a CDS encoding NADPH-dependent 2,4-dienoyl-CoA reductase has protein sequence MPMSYPNLLAPLDLGYTTLRNRVVMGSMHTGLEDRARDTDQLAEYFAERARGGVGLIITGGYAPNRTGWLLPLASQLVSSAEARRHRRITAAVHEADGKILLQILHAGRYAYHPLSVSASSIKAPINPFRPRALRDIQGTIDDFVRCALLARDAGYDGVEIMGSEGYLLNQFLAPRTNKRTDAWGGTPEKRRRFPVEIVRRVREAVGTDFIACYRMSMADYVEDGQSWDEIVALATEIEAAGATMINSGFGWHEARVPTIVTSVPNAAFVGISSAVAEHVTIPVVASNRINMPQAAEQILTDTHVQLISMARPLLSDPDWVNKAAADSADEINTCIACNQACLDHAFVHKNVSCLLNPRAGRETTLLLSPTRRARSVAVVGAGPAGLATAVSSAQRGHRVTLFEAGSVVGGQFDLARRIPGKEEFNETIRYYSRMLDKHGVEVRLGTRVGVEELTGFDDVVLATGVTPRLPDIPGIDHPKVLTYAQAITGAPVGASVAVIGAGGIGFDVSEFLTTELSPTLNLKEWKAEWGAADPQEARGALTTPLPAPAVREVYLLQRTKGPQGRTLGKTSGWVHRASLKAKGVHQLSGVNYERIDDEGLHISFGPDHSDARVLAVDSVVICAGQESVRDLEEGLRRNGIQPHIIGGAALAAELDAKRAIKQGTELAARL, from the coding sequence ATCCCGATGAGCTATCCGAACCTGTTGGCACCGCTGGACCTCGGCTACACCACACTGCGCAACCGCGTGGTGATGGGCTCGATGCACACCGGCCTGGAGGACCGCGCCCGCGACACCGACCAGCTCGCCGAATATTTCGCCGAACGGGCCCGCGGCGGCGTCGGGCTGATCATCACCGGTGGCTACGCCCCCAACCGGACGGGCTGGTTGCTGCCGCTCGCGTCGCAGCTGGTGTCGTCAGCCGAGGCACGCAGGCACCGCCGCATCACCGCGGCCGTGCACGAGGCCGACGGCAAGATTCTTCTGCAGATCCTGCACGCCGGACGCTATGCTTATCACCCGCTTTCGGTCAGCGCATCGTCGATCAAGGCGCCCATCAACCCGTTTCGACCCCGGGCACTGCGCGATATCCAAGGCACCATCGACGACTTCGTCCGCTGCGCACTGCTGGCCCGCGACGCCGGCTACGACGGTGTCGAGATCATGGGCAGCGAGGGTTATCTGCTCAACCAGTTCCTGGCGCCACGCACCAACAAGCGCACCGATGCCTGGGGCGGCACCCCCGAGAAGCGGCGACGATTCCCGGTCGAAATCGTGCGGAGGGTGCGCGAGGCCGTCGGCACCGACTTCATCGCCTGCTACCGGATGTCGATGGCCGACTACGTCGAGGACGGTCAGAGCTGGGACGAGATCGTCGCGCTCGCAACCGAAATCGAGGCGGCGGGGGCGACGATGATCAACTCCGGCTTCGGCTGGCATGAAGCCCGGGTGCCGACGATCGTCACCTCGGTGCCCAATGCGGCATTCGTCGGCATCAGCAGTGCGGTCGCCGAACACGTCACCATCCCTGTGGTCGCGTCCAACCGGATCAACATGCCGCAGGCCGCCGAACAGATTCTGACTGACACTCATGTCCAGCTGATCTCGATGGCCCGACCGCTGCTGAGCGATCCCGATTGGGTGAACAAGGCGGCCGCCGACTCCGCCGACGAAATCAACACCTGCATCGCCTGCAACCAGGCCTGTCTCGACCACGCCTTCGTCCACAAGAACGTGTCGTGCCTGCTCAATCCACGGGCGGGACGGGAAACCACCCTGCTACTGAGCCCCACCCGGCGGGCCCGTTCGGTGGCCGTCGTGGGCGCAGGCCCGGCGGGCCTGGCCACCGCGGTCAGCTCGGCCCAGCGCGGCCACCGGGTCACACTCTTCGAGGCGGGCAGCGTGGTGGGCGGTCAATTCGACTTGGCCAGAAGGATTCCCGGCAAGGAAGAGTTCAATGAGACGATCCGCTACTACAGCCGCATGCTGGACAAGCACGGAGTCGAGGTGCGGCTCGGAACCCGCGTGGGCGTCGAGGAACTGACCGGATTCGACGACGTGGTACTCGCCACCGGGGTCACACCGCGGTTGCCCGACATCCCCGGCATCGACCATCCCAAGGTGCTCACCTATGCCCAGGCCATCACCGGGGCACCGGTAGGCGCATCGGTGGCCGTCATCGGTGCGGGCGGGATCGGATTCGACGTCAGCGAGTTCCTGACCACCGAGTTGTCGCCGACCCTGAATCTCAAGGAGTGGAAAGCAGAGTGGGGCGCGGCCGACCCCCAGGAAGCGCGCGGCGCGCTCACCACCCCGCTGCCTGCGCCCGCGGTGCGCGAGGTGTACCTGCTGCAACGTACCAAGGGCCCACAGGGCCGCACGTTGGGCAAGACCAGCGGCTGGGTGCACCGCGCGTCACTGAAAGCCAAAGGTGTACACCAGCTTTCCGGGGTGAACTACGAGCGCATCGATGACGAGGGTCTGCACATCAGCTTCGGACCAGACCACTCCGACGCGCGGGTACTGGCGGTCGACAGCGTGGTGATCTGCGCCGGTCAAGAATCGGTGCGCGATCTCGAAGAGGGACTGCGCCGCAACGGTATCCAGCCGCACATCATCGGCGGTGCCGCGCTCGCCGCCGAACTGGATGCCAAACGGGCCATCAAGCAAGGTACGGAACTGGCCGCGCGACTGTAG
- a CDS encoding PadR family transcriptional regulator, translating to MALPHAILVSLSEQSGSGYELTRRFDRSIGYFWAASHQQIYRTLRAMENDGWVHVTPVVQYGRPDKKVYTVSDAGREELARWIAEPLPKPPAGRAGSTADTRTRDLAVKVRGAAHGDLCALREQIEALRSERVALLDTYRGYQKRQFPDPSALQGSALHQYLVLRGGMRAEESSLEWLSEVLDAL from the coding sequence ATGGCCCTCCCCCACGCCATCCTGGTGTCGTTGAGCGAACAGTCCGGTTCGGGCTATGAGCTGACCCGCCGCTTCGACCGGTCGATCGGTTACTTCTGGGCGGCCTCGCACCAGCAGATCTACCGAACGTTGCGGGCCATGGAGAACGACGGCTGGGTCCATGTCACCCCCGTCGTGCAGTACGGCAGACCGGACAAGAAGGTGTACACCGTGTCCGACGCCGGGCGCGAAGAGCTGGCCCGCTGGATCGCCGAACCACTGCCGAAACCCCCGGCAGGCCGGGCCGGCTCGACCGCGGACACCCGCACGCGCGACCTGGCCGTCAAGGTCCGCGGCGCGGCCCACGGCGATCTCTGCGCGCTGCGCGAGCAGATCGAGGCGCTGCGCTCCGAGCGGGTGGCCTTGCTCGACACCTACCGCGGCTACCAGAAGCGACAGTTTCCCGATCCGTCGGCACTGCAGGGCAGTGCGCTGCACCAGTACCTGGTGTTGCGCGGCGGAATGCGTGCCGAGGAGAGCTCACTGGAGTGGCTTTCCGAAGTTCTGGACGCCCTGTAG
- the fdxA gene encoding ferredoxin has protein sequence MTYVIAEPCVDVKDKACIEECPVDCIYEGGRMLYIHPDECVDCGACEPVCPVEAIYYEDDVPDQWASYTQSNADFFTELGSPGGASKVGMTDNDPQAIKDLPPQGED, from the coding sequence GTGACGTACGTCATTGCCGAACCCTGCGTCGACGTCAAAGACAAGGCGTGCATCGAGGAATGCCCTGTCGATTGCATCTACGAGGGTGGACGCATGCTGTACATCCACCCCGACGAGTGCGTGGACTGCGGTGCATGCGAACCGGTCTGCCCGGTCGAGGCCATCTACTACGAAGACGATGTGCCGGACCAGTGGGCCAGCTACACGCAGAGCAACGCGGACTTCTTCACCGAGCTGGGCTCGCCGGGCGGTGCTTCCAAGGTCGGCATGACCGACAACGACCCGCAGGCCATCAAGGATCTTCCGCCGCAGGGTGAGGACTGA